The following proteins are co-located in the Streptococcus anginosus genome:
- a CDS encoding ABC transporter ATP-binding protein → MFKLFKRLTVKEVGMIVISILFTCLTVYLELEVPTYISKITELLQTKGTVVSDLWNPGLKMIGLSFASFLSAVTVGFIAARLAASFTTSLRSDIFNRVLDYSDAEIKRFSIPSLLTRTTNDLTQIQLMITMGLQVVTRGPIMAIWAITKIIGKSEYWLWAVIVAVIVNMIMTTVLMTLAFPKQSVIQRLTDKLNSITRESLTGIRVVRAYNAEDYQDDKFAEANDEVTRLNLFVSRLMAILNPIMMGISSGLTLAIYWIGAYLIQDAALPERLPIFSDMVVFMSYAMQVVMGFMLMGALFIILPRTLVSAGRINEVLDLYSTIESPEHPKEAKDIKGEVVFDNVSFRYDKNSEAVIEHVSFTAKAGETVAFIGSTGSGKSTLISLIPRFYDVTEGRILVDGVNVKDYQLEDLHNKIGYIPQKAVLFSGDIKSNLDFGQSNESPLDDEKMWSALDLAQAKSFVEEKEGGLHSEVAQSGTNFSGGQKQRLAIARALARKPEILIFDDSFSALDYKTDRILREELAKKVKATTRLIVAQRISTIMDADQILVLDKGKVVGQGTHKELLETNEVYQEIAYSQLSKEELENGK, encoded by the coding sequence ATGTTTAAATTGTTTAAACGTTTAACTGTCAAAGAAGTAGGGATGATTGTCATCAGCATTTTGTTTACTTGTTTAACAGTTTATTTAGAATTAGAGGTTCCGACTTATATTTCAAAAATTACGGAACTCCTCCAAACGAAAGGAACAGTAGTTTCTGACTTGTGGAATCCAGGTTTGAAAATGATTGGATTGTCTTTTGCGAGCTTTCTTAGTGCTGTGACAGTTGGCTTTATTGCGGCTAGATTGGCGGCTAGCTTTACAACGAGTTTGCGGTCAGATATTTTCAATCGTGTACTGGATTATTCAGATGCTGAGATTAAGAGATTCTCTATTCCGAGTCTTTTGACGCGGACAACCAACGATCTTACGCAAATTCAACTTATGATTACTATGGGCTTGCAAGTCGTGACTCGTGGGCCGATTATGGCGATTTGGGCGATTACAAAAATCATTGGGAAATCAGAATACTGGCTCTGGGCAGTTATTGTCGCAGTTATTGTGAATATGATTATGACGACAGTTTTGATGACGTTGGCCTTTCCAAAGCAATCTGTTATTCAACGGTTGACTGATAAGTTAAATAGTATTACGCGTGAAAGTCTAACAGGGATTCGTGTTGTTCGGGCTTACAATGCTGAAGACTATCAAGATGACAAATTTGCAGAGGCAAATGATGAAGTGACTCGGTTGAATCTCTTTGTTAGTCGGCTCATGGCTATTTTAAATCCGATTATGATGGGGATTTCGAGTGGTTTGACCTTGGCAATATACTGGATTGGTGCTTACTTGATTCAAGATGCAGCTTTACCAGAGCGCTTGCCTATCTTTAGTGATATGGTAGTCTTTATGTCTTATGCCATGCAAGTGGTGATGGGCTTCATGCTCATGGGTGCTCTTTTTATCATTCTACCTCGTACCTTGGTATCTGCTGGGCGGATCAATGAAGTACTTGATTTATATTCAACGATTGAGTCTCCAGAACACCCTAAAGAAGCTAAAGATATTAAAGGAGAAGTGGTCTTTGATAATGTGTCTTTCCGCTATGATAAAAATTCTGAGGCTGTCATTGAGCATGTCAGCTTTACAGCCAAAGCAGGCGAAACGGTGGCTTTCATTGGTTCAACCGGTTCTGGGAAATCCACTTTAATCAGCTTAATTCCTCGTTTCTATGATGTGACAGAAGGAAGAATTTTAGTAGATGGCGTGAATGTAAAAGATTATCAGTTGGAAGATTTGCATAATAAAATTGGCTACATTCCACAAAAAGCTGTTCTCTTTTCTGGTGATATAAAGAGTAATTTAGATTTTGGACAAAGCAATGAAAGTCCATTGGATGATGAAAAAATGTGGTCTGCGTTGGACTTGGCACAAGCGAAATCATTTGTTGAAGAAAAAGAAGGTGGTCTGCACTCAGAGGTTGCACAAAGCGGAACCAATTTCTCTGGTGGTCAAAAGCAGCGGTTGGCGATTGCGCGTGCACTTGCTAGGAAACCTGAAATTCTGATTTTTGACGATTCATTTTCAGCACTGGACTATAAGACAGACCGTATTTTGCGAGAAGAATTGGCGAAAAAAGTGAAAGCTACAACCAGATTGATTGTAGCTCAGCGGATTTCAACGATCATGGATGCTGATCAGATCTTGGTATTGGATAAAGGGAAGGTTGTTGGGCAAGGGACTCACAAAGAGCTACTAGAGACCAACGAAGTTTATCAAGAAATTGCTTACTCACAATTATCAAAGGAGGAATTGGAAAATGGAAAATAA
- a CDS encoding peptide deformylase produces the protein MIKPIVKDMLALQQKAQPASKEDVEIGQDLFDTLRANKDKCVGMAANMIGMQKQVIIFMYGMVPVIMFNPILRRKSSPYRAEESCLSLAGSCLTTRYKEITVEYLDQHWRKQTLTLKDFPAQICQHELDHLEGILI, from the coding sequence ATGATTAAACCAATTGTAAAAGATATGTTGGCTTTGCAGCAGAAAGCACAACCAGCAAGCAAAGAAGATGTCGAAATTGGGCAAGATTTGTTCGATACCTTAAGAGCGAACAAAGATAAGTGTGTCGGAATGGCAGCCAATATGATTGGAATGCAGAAGCAGGTCATTATTTTTATGTATGGTATGGTGCCTGTTATCATGTTCAATCCTATTTTGAGAAGGAAGTCATCTCCTTACCGAGCGGAAGAGTCCTGTTTATCACTTGCGGGGAGTTGCTTGACAACTCGTTATAAGGAAATTACAGTTGAATATTTGGATCAACATTGGCGAAAGCAAACGCTGACTTTGAAAGATTTTCCTGCACAAATCTGCCAGCATGAACTGGATCATTTGGAAGGGATTTTGATTTAA
- the scrK gene encoding fructokinase ScrK — protein MTKLYGSLEAGGTKFVCAVGDENFEVIEKTQFPTTTSIETLDKTIAFFSRFENLAGLAVGSFGPIDIDPNSKTYGFITTTPKPHWANVDIVGTLRRALNVPIFFTTDVNSSAYGEVVARNNAGGRIENLVYYTIGTGIGAGAIQRGEFVGGTGHPEMGHYYVAKHPMDVEKEFNGVCPFHNGCLEGLAAGPSLEARTGIRGENIELNSSVWDIQAYYIAQAAIQATVTFRPDVIVFGGGVMAQQHMLDRVREKFTVLLNGYLPVPDVRDYIVTPAVAGNGSATLGNFVLAKKVSEKAKG, from the coding sequence ATGACAAAATTGTATGGAAGCCTAGAAGCTGGTGGTACAAAATTTGTATGTGCGGTTGGAGATGAAAACTTTGAAGTAATTGAAAAAACACAATTTCCAACGACCACATCGATTGAAACGTTGGATAAGACGATTGCATTTTTCTCTCGTTTTGAGAATTTAGCTGGTCTTGCGGTGGGTTCATTTGGTCCGATTGACATTGATCCTAATTCAAAAACGTATGGTTTTATTACAACGACACCTAAGCCACACTGGGCAAATGTTGATATTGTTGGTACTTTGCGGCGTGCATTGAATGTACCGATTTTCTTTACGACAGATGTTAATAGCTCTGCTTATGGTGAAGTAGTGGCACGAAATAATGCAGGCGGACGCATTGAAAATCTAGTTTACTATACGATTGGGACGGGGATTGGAGCCGGTGCTATTCAACGTGGTGAATTTGTTGGTGGGACGGGTCATCCAGAAATGGGGCATTACTATGTTGCGAAGCACCCAATGGATGTGGAAAAAGAATTTAATGGAGTGTGTCCATTCCATAATGGCTGTTTAGAGGGATTAGCTGCTGGACCTAGTTTAGAGGCCCGGACAGGCATTCGAGGTGAAAATATTGAACTAAACAGCTCTGTTTGGGATATTCAAGCCTATTATATTGCGCAAGCAGCAATTCAAGCGACAGTGACTTTCCGACCAGATGTGATTGTCTTTGGTGGAGGTGTTATGGCGCAACAGCACATGTTGGATCGCGTTCGTGAAAAGTTCACAGTTTTGTTGAATGGTTATTTGCCTGTTCCAGATGTACGTGATTACATTGTAACGCCAGCGGTTGCAGGAAATGGGTCAGCGACACTTGGAAACTTTGTCTTAGCTAAAAAAGTCAGCGAAAAAGCCAAAGGATAA
- a CDS encoding MarR family winged helix-turn-helix transcriptional regulator — MEKPLLEFKRFGRKTHLMIQKIAKERGIEFMAGPQGQVLHFVNHREDCDKMTFIKDIEQELGITKSVASNLMKRMVKNGLIYLEVSETDKRAKIIRLTPESKERMNKIRDFFDEMDRCLLTDISEEDLVTFFQVMGKFYQNIEKLEKGEANV, encoded by the coding sequence ATGGAAAAACCATTATTGGAATTCAAGCGATTTGGACGAAAAACACATCTAATGATTCAAAAAATTGCCAAAGAGCGAGGAATTGAATTTATGGCGGGTCCGCAGGGGCAGGTATTGCATTTTGTGAATCACCGCGAAGACTGTGATAAGATGACCTTTATTAAAGATATTGAGCAGGAGTTGGGCATTACTAAGTCCGTTGCCAGTAATTTAATGAAGCGGATGGTGAAGAATGGCTTGATTTATCTGGAAGTGAGTGAGACCGATAAACGCGCTAAGATTATTCGTTTAACGCCGGAATCAAAAGAGCGCATGAATAAAATTCGTGATTTTTTTGATGAAATGGATCGTTGCCTATTGACAGATATTTCAGAAGAAGATTTGGTTACTTTTTTTCAAGTGATGGGGAAATTTTACCAGAATATTGAAAAATTAGAAAAAGGAGAAGCGAATGTTTAA
- a CDS encoding Cof-type HAD-IIB family hydrolase: MYQLIAFDMDGTLLTSKKTIAKSSVEAIGRAQDAGKQVVLSTGRSLSELLPYGDDLRGIRYAILASGALIYDLEAKCVLAKQTLPAIAVDKVKAIAEVQDLMLVCMIDGQGYLQKSHFESIANYYMKIYTELYDKTAILVDNIYDLLAKEREHFDKINIYHFTARDRDQLYETLLSEKITMIKAEVSGLELTAQGVEKGQGLAHLAQKLNLPMEQIIAVGDADNDESMIREAGFGVAMGNANENIKGLADIIVADNDHGGCAQAIDDVLLADKI, translated from the coding sequence ATGTATCAATTGATTGCGTTTGATATGGATGGAACACTTTTGACTAGTAAAAAAACGATTGCCAAAAGCAGCGTTGAAGCGATTGGGAGAGCTCAAGATGCTGGTAAACAAGTTGTACTTTCAACAGGACGCTCTTTGTCAGAACTGCTTCCTTATGGAGATGATTTGCGCGGGATTCGCTATGCTATTCTTGCAAGTGGTGCATTGATTTATGATTTGGAGGCTAAATGCGTTTTAGCTAAGCAAACCTTGCCTGCTATAGCAGTGGATAAGGTGAAGGCGATAGCAGAAGTTCAAGATTTGATGCTGGTTTGTATGATTGACGGACAAGGCTATCTTCAAAAATCACATTTTGAGAGTATTGCTAACTATTATATGAAAATTTATACTGAACTTTATGATAAAACAGCTATCTTGGTGGATAATATTTACGATTTGTTAGCTAAGGAGAGAGAGCATTTTGACAAAATCAATATTTATCACTTTACGGCAAGGGATCGAGATCAATTGTATGAAACTTTATTGTCTGAAAAGATAACGATGATAAAAGCTGAAGTAAGTGGTCTTGAACTAACAGCGCAAGGAGTTGAAAAGGGGCAGGGTTTAGCTCACCTTGCTCAAAAATTGAATCTTCCTATGGAGCAAATCATTGCTGTTGGGGATGCTGACAATGATGAAAGCATGATTCGCGAAGCAGGTTTTGGTGTTGCTATGGGAAATGCCAATGAGAATATCAAAGGTTTGGCAGATATTATTGTGGCAGATAACGACCACGGTGGCTGTGCGCAGGCTATTGATGATGTGCTTCTGGCAGATAAAATATAA
- a CDS encoding sucrose-specific PTS transporter subunit IIBC: MENKDIAKAVIEAIGGRDNVSSVAHCATRLRVMVKDEAKIDKDRVENLEKVQGAFFNSGQYQIIFGTGTVNKIYDEVVALGLPTSSTGEQKAEAAKKGNWFQRAVRTFGDVFVPILPAIVATGLFMGIRGAINNDTILGLFGTTSKAFAASDFYTYTVVLTDTAFAFFPALISWSAFRVFGGNPVIGIVLGLMLVNTALPNAWDVASGAAKPIMFFGFIPVVGYQNSVLPAFFVGLLGAKLEKWLHKKIPDVLDLLVVPFLTFLVMSVLGLFVIGPIFHSLENVILAATKAILALPFGLAGLILGGVHQLIVVTGVHHIFNLLEAQLIANEGKDAFNAIITAAMTAQAGATLAVGVKTKSKKLKALAFPAALSAGLGITEPAIFGVNLRYGKPFVLGLVAGAAGGWLASILGLAGTGFGITIIPGTLLYLNGQVLQYIFMVLVTTGLGFGLTYAFGYKDAEEEVTEAKEVVEANEAAAPVLSDETIVSPIVGQMVDLKDVNDPVFSSGAMGQGVAVKPSEGVVYAPADAEVTIAFATGHAYGLKTTKGAEILIHVGIDTVSMNGDGFDQKVAQGDKVKAGDVLGTFDAAKIAAAGLDDTTMVIVTNTADYASVTPVAEGTVAKGDAVIELKA; encoded by the coding sequence ATGGAAAATAAGGACATTGCAAAAGCAGTCATTGAGGCCATTGGCGGACGTGACAATGTAAGTAGTGTTGCTCACTGTGCGACCCGTCTGCGTGTCATGGTCAAAGATGAAGCTAAGATTGATAAAGACAGAGTTGAGAATCTTGAAAAGGTTCAGGGAGCTTTCTTTAACTCAGGCCAATACCAAATTATCTTTGGTACTGGTACAGTGAATAAAATCTATGATGAAGTGGTAGCACTTGGTTTGCCTACGTCTTCAACTGGTGAACAAAAAGCGGAAGCGGCTAAAAAGGGAAATTGGTTCCAACGTGCTGTTCGTACATTTGGTGACGTATTTGTGCCAATCCTGCCAGCAATCGTAGCAACAGGTCTCTTCATGGGGATTCGTGGTGCGATTAATAACGATACGATTCTTGGGTTATTTGGAACAACTTCAAAAGCCTTTGCTGCGTCAGACTTCTATACTTACACAGTTGTGTTGACAGATACAGCATTTGCCTTCTTCCCAGCTTTGATTTCTTGGTCAGCTTTCCGTGTATTCGGTGGGAATCCAGTGATCGGTATTGTACTTGGTTTGATGTTGGTAAATACCGCTCTTCCAAATGCTTGGGATGTAGCTTCTGGTGCTGCAAAGCCAATCATGTTCTTTGGTTTCATTCCAGTAGTTGGTTATCAAAACTCAGTATTGCCAGCCTTCTTCGTTGGACTACTTGGTGCGAAACTTGAAAAATGGTTGCATAAGAAAATTCCAGATGTGCTTGATTTGCTTGTTGTGCCATTCTTGACCTTCCTTGTGATGTCAGTTCTTGGACTCTTTGTCATTGGTCCAATCTTCCACTCACTTGAAAATGTCATTCTTGCTGCGACAAAAGCTATTCTTGCCTTACCGTTTGGCTTAGCTGGTCTCATCCTTGGTGGTGTGCATCAGCTTATCGTGGTAACTGGTGTTCACCATATCTTCAACTTACTAGAAGCACAATTGATTGCAAATGAAGGAAAAGATGCCTTTAATGCAATCATCACAGCTGCTATGACTGCCCAAGCGGGTGCAACTCTTGCAGTTGGTGTAAAAACAAAATCTAAAAAACTAAAAGCTCTTGCCTTCCCGGCTGCTCTCTCTGCAGGTCTTGGAATTACTGAACCAGCTATTTTCGGGGTAAACTTACGTTATGGTAAACCATTTGTACTTGGTCTTGTTGCCGGTGCTGCTGGTGGTTGGTTAGCTTCTATTCTTGGACTTGCTGGTACTGGATTTGGTATTACTATTATCCCAGGTACGCTTCTCTATCTGAATGGTCAAGTTCTTCAATATATCTTTATGGTACTTGTAACTACTGGTCTTGGATTTGGTTTGACTTACGCATTTGGTTACAAAGATGCTGAAGAAGAAGTGACTGAAGCAAAAGAAGTAGTAGAAGCTAATGAAGCAGCTGCGCCAGTCCTTTCTGATGAAACAATCGTTTCTCCAATCGTTGGTCAAATGGTTGACTTGAAAGATGTCAATGATCCAGTATTCTCTAGCGGTGCTATGGGACAAGGAGTTGCGGTGAAACCTAGTGAAGGTGTTGTGTATGCTCCTGCGGATGCAGAAGTGACAATCGCATTTGCAACTGGTCACGCTTATGGCTTGAAAACGACAAAAGGTGCTGAAATCTTGATTCACGTAGGTATTGACACAGTTTCTATGAACGGTGACGGATTTGATCAAAAAGTTGCTCAAGGTGATAAGGTGAAAGCTGGCGATGTTCTTGGTACATTTGATGCTGCGAAAATTGCAGCCGCTGGTCTTGATGACACAACTATGGTGATTGTTACTAACACAGCTGATTATGCTTCTGTTACTCCTGTTGCAGAGGGTACAGTAGCGAAAGGCGATGCTGTGATTGAGCTAAAAGCCTAA
- a CDS encoding PTS cellobiose transporter subunit IIB: protein MTKALIICAAGMSSSLMAKKTTEYLQGQGQDITVEAIGATEGNKVIESATFDLYLISPQTRMYFKQFADLGEKVGRPVVQIPPQAYVPIPTGVAALAKVVTDNL from the coding sequence ATGACAAAAGCGTTAATTATCTGTGCAGCAGGGATGTCTTCTTCTCTCATGGCTAAAAAGACAACTGAATACCTTCAAGGTCAAGGACAAGATATTACTGTTGAAGCAATTGGAGCAACAGAAGGAAATAAAGTAATTGAATCTGCCACATTTGATCTTTATTTAATTAGTCCTCAAACAAGAATGTATTTCAAACAATTTGCTGACCTCGGAGAAAAAGTTGGACGTCCAGTTGTTCAAATTCCACCTCAAGCCTATGTTCCAATCCCAACAGGAGTCGCAGCTCTGGCTAAAGTAGTCACAGACAATCTATAA
- a CDS encoding ABC transporter ATP-binding protein, which yields MENKKSSLFSQVKPYIKGFQFPLLIAFVGAAVSSIITVYGPDKLKEITNLITEGMRSQIDLQAISNIALFLAILYAAGALLNYVQSFIISSVIQHFSKRLRTAIAEKINKLPLRYFDSHSQGDTLSRVTNDVDTVGQSLNQSLGTVISSSLLLIAVLFMMFYNNVVLSFVTIGSVLIGFAFVALIMGKSQRFFRAQQENLASVNGYVEEMYSGHNVIVSYNATDESKVAFQTLNTNLYNSMWKSQFISGIMMPLMMFVGNFGYVMVVLVGASMALNGDVTMGTIVAFMVYVRIFSQPLSQIAQGITTLQQASAAMGRVFEFLAEPEMENDEHKAQQLTTLKGDVAFDKVFFGYNPDRTIIHDFSANAKAGQKIAIVGPTGAGKTTIVNLLMKFYEIDKGRITIDGVDTKQMKRSEVHDAFSMVLQDTWLFEGTIKENLIYNQKNISDEAVVAAAKAVGVHHFIKTLPKGYDTVLDDTVSLSVGQKQLLTIARALLKDAPLLILDEATSSVDTRTEELIQKAMDKLMEGRTSFVIAHRLSTIRNADLILVMRDGNIIEQGNHDQLMEENGFYADLYNSQFDEDAEYA from the coding sequence ATGGAAAATAAAAAATCATCTTTATTTAGCCAAGTGAAACCCTATATCAAAGGATTCCAGTTTCCATTGCTCATTGCATTTGTGGGAGCGGCAGTGTCTAGTATTATTACAGTTTATGGACCGGACAAATTAAAAGAAATTACGAACCTCATCACAGAAGGAATGCGAAGTCAGATTGATTTGCAGGCGATCTCTAATATTGCTCTTTTCTTAGCGATTTTGTACGCAGCAGGTGCTTTGTTAAATTACGTTCAATCTTTTATCATTTCATCTGTTATTCAGCATTTCTCCAAACGCTTGCGGACAGCTATTGCTGAAAAAATCAATAAATTACCATTGCGGTATTTTGATAGTCATTCTCAAGGAGATACTCTTTCGCGGGTCACAAATGACGTGGATACTGTTGGGCAATCTTTGAACCAAAGTTTGGGAACGGTGATTTCATCAAGTTTGCTTCTCATTGCAGTTCTCTTTATGATGTTTTACAATAATGTGGTCTTGTCCTTTGTAACGATTGGTTCAGTCTTGATTGGCTTTGCCTTTGTTGCTTTGATTATGGGAAAATCTCAACGATTCTTCCGAGCGCAACAAGAAAATCTTGCCAGCGTCAATGGCTATGTGGAAGAAATGTACTCTGGGCATAATGTCATTGTCAGCTACAATGCCACAGACGAATCCAAAGTAGCCTTTCAAACACTTAATACTAACCTTTACAACAGTATGTGGAAATCACAATTCATTTCAGGGATTATGATGCCGCTTATGATGTTTGTAGGGAACTTCGGTTACGTTATGGTTGTTTTGGTTGGGGCGAGCATGGCCTTGAATGGCGATGTCACTATGGGAACGATTGTTGCCTTTATGGTATATGTACGGATTTTCTCTCAACCGTTGTCACAAATTGCACAAGGGATTACTACTCTTCAACAAGCTAGCGCTGCTATGGGACGCGTATTTGAATTTTTAGCAGAGCCTGAAATGGAAAATGATGAACACAAAGCGCAACAACTCACGACCCTAAAAGGAGATGTTGCCTTTGATAAGGTATTCTTTGGTTATAATCCAGATCGAACGATTATTCATGATTTCTCTGCCAATGCAAAAGCAGGGCAAAAAATTGCCATTGTCGGTCCGACCGGTGCTGGGAAGACGACCATTGTCAACTTGCTCATGAAATTTTATGAGATTGATAAGGGTCGCATTACAATTGACGGTGTTGATACGAAGCAAATGAAACGTTCTGAGGTACACGATGCCTTCTCCATGGTTCTCCAAGACACTTGGTTATTTGAGGGAACGATTAAGGAAAATTTGATTTACAATCAGAAAAATATTTCTGACGAAGCAGTTGTGGCAGCTGCCAAAGCTGTTGGGGTTCATCACTTTATCAAGACTTTGCCAAAAGGATATGATACAGTGTTGGATGACACAGTCAGTCTTTCTGTGGGGCAAAAGCAATTGTTGACCATTGCGCGTGCCCTTCTTAAAGATGCTCCATTGCTTATCTTGGACGAAGCGACTTCATCTGTTGATACACGGACGGAAGAGCTGATTCAAAAAGCGATGGATAAACTAATGGAAGGACGAACTTCCTTTGTCATTGCTCACCGTTTGTCAACAATTCGTAATGCTGATTTGATTCTCGTTATGCGAGATGGCAATATCATTGAACAAGGAAATCACGATCAATTGATGGAAGAAAATGGCTTCTATGCTGATCTTTACAATAGTCAATTCGATGAAGACGCAGAGTATGCGTAA
- a CDS encoding LacI family DNA-binding transcriptional regulator, whose product MVAKLTDVAKIAGVSPTTVSRVINKKGYLSEKTITKVNEAMRELGYKPNNLARSLQGKSAKLIGLIFPNISHIFYAELIDKLEHELFKRGYKTIICNSEHNSSKEKEYLEMLEANQVDGIISGSHNLGISDYDRVTAPIISFDRNLSPSIPVVSSDNYAGGVLAAETLVKSGAQNIIMITGNDNSNSPTGLRHAGFASILPDAPIINVSSDFSPIRKEMEIKNILKHRKPDAIFASDDLTAILIMKVAQELEIKIPEDLKVIGYDGTYFVENYYPQLATIQQPLKDIACLLVDLLLRKIAGEEVVTTGYFLPVHLSSGKSI is encoded by the coding sequence ATGGTCGCGAAGTTAACTGATGTTGCAAAAATTGCTGGAGTCAGCCCAACCACTGTATCCCGTGTAATTAACAAAAAAGGCTACCTCTCAGAAAAAACGATTACAAAAGTCAATGAGGCCATGCGCGAGTTGGGATACAAGCCCAATAATCTCGCTCGTAGCTTACAAGGAAAATCCGCTAAACTGATTGGATTGATTTTCCCAAATATCAGTCACATTTTTTATGCCGAACTCATTGACAAATTAGAGCATGAGTTATTCAAAAGAGGCTACAAGACAATCATCTGCAATAGCGAGCACAATTCAAGTAAGGAAAAAGAGTATCTGGAGATGCTAGAAGCCAATCAAGTGGATGGCATTATCTCAGGTAGCCACAACTTAGGCATCTCTGATTATGACCGTGTAACAGCTCCCATTATCTCTTTTGACCGCAACTTATCCCCTTCCATTCCTGTTGTATCTTCGGACAACTATGCTGGTGGTGTCTTGGCTGCAGAAACCTTGGTCAAATCCGGTGCCCAAAATATCATTATGATTACCGGAAATGATAATTCAAACTCCCCGACAGGTCTCCGCCATGCAGGTTTTGCTTCCATTCTACCTGATGCACCAATTATCAATGTATCAAGTGACTTCTCTCCTATTCGCAAAGAAATGGAAATCAAAAATATTTTAAAACATAGAAAACCTGATGCCATTTTTGCTTCAGATGATTTGACAGCCATTTTAATCATGAAAGTCGCTCAAGAATTGGAAATCAAAATTCCAGAGGATCTAAAAGTCATCGGTTACGACGGAACTTATTTTGTAGAAAACTACTATCCCCAACTAGCCACTATACAGCAACCATTGAAAGATATAGCTTGTTTACTGGTAGATTTGTTGCTTCGAAAAATTGCTGGTGAAGAAGTTGTGACAACCGGCTACTTTCTTCCCGTCCACCTCTCTTCAGGAAAGAGTATTTAA
- a CDS encoding sucrose-6-phosphate hydrolase: MAWTTEQRYKRYEQWTENEIQQIKNKIATSPWRATYHVEPDTGLLNDPNGFSYFDGKWIVFYQNFPFGATHGLKSWVQLESDDLVHFTETGVRVLPDTPLDSHGAYSGSAMQFDDKLFLFYTGNVRDENWVRHPYQIGALLDKDGHIQKLNKVLIEQPQDATDHFRDPQIFNYHGQFYAIVGEQNLDKKGYIKLYKAVDNDYTNWEEVGNLDFENDNTAYMMECPNLVFIDDKPILLYCPQGLSKEVTPYDNIYPNMYKIGQSFDTKKATIVEPSPLQNLDYGFECYATQAFNAPDGRALAVSWLGLPDIAYPSDRFDHQGTFSLVKELTLKDGKLYQYPVPAITSLRTDNSQTFANQAQTTNCYELELEFTADSQAEIVLFADQEHKGLRIYFDIKNGQVTVDRSQAGEQYALEFGTVRSCTIENQATTATIFIDKSVFEIFINKGEKVFSGRVFPHENQNGIFISEGNPTGTYYELDYGREVN, translated from the coding sequence TTGGCTTGGACTACTGAACAACGTTACAAACGATATGAACAATGGACTGAAAACGAAATCCAACAGATAAAAAATAAAATCGCTACATCACCTTGGCGTGCTACCTACCATGTAGAGCCTGATACGGGACTGCTGAATGACCCAAATGGTTTTTCCTATTTTGACGGAAAATGGATTGTCTTCTATCAAAATTTTCCGTTTGGTGCAACTCATGGGCTCAAGTCTTGGGTACAACTGGAAAGTGATGACCTCGTACACTTCACAGAAACCGGTGTTCGTGTTCTGCCAGACACCCCATTAGACAGTCACGGTGCTTACTCTGGCTCTGCTATGCAGTTTGACGACAAACTTTTCCTATTCTATACTGGAAATGTCCGTGATGAGAATTGGGTTCGTCACCCTTACCAAATCGGCGCTTTGCTGGACAAAGACGGACATATTCAAAAACTAAACAAAGTCTTGATTGAACAACCTCAGGACGCTACAGATCATTTTCGTGATCCTCAGATTTTTAACTACCACGGACAATTTTACGCCATTGTTGGGGAACAAAACCTTGACAAAAAAGGCTATATCAAGCTTTATAAAGCGGTTGACAACGATTATACAAACTGGGAAGAAGTCGGTAATTTAGACTTTGAAAATGACAACACCGCCTACATGATGGAATGTCCAAATCTTGTCTTTATTGATGATAAGCCAATTTTGCTCTACTGTCCTCAAGGTTTATCAAAAGAAGTCACTCCTTATGACAATATTTATCCAAATATGTATAAAATAGGTCAATCGTTTGACACAAAGAAAGCAACAATTGTTGAACCTAGTCCTCTGCAAAATTTAGATTATGGATTTGAATGCTACGCCACTCAAGCTTTCAATGCTCCTGACGGACGTGCCTTAGCTGTCAGCTGGCTAGGATTACCAGATATTGCCTATCCATCCGACCGTTTCGACCACCAAGGAACATTCTCTTTGGTCAAAGAATTAACCCTAAAAGACGGTAAACTCTATCAATACCCTGTCCCAGCTATCACATCCTTGCGCACAGATAATAGCCAAACATTTGCTAATCAAGCGCAGACAACGAACTGCTATGAATTAGAACTAGAATTTACAGCTGATTCACAAGCTGAAATCGTCCTCTTTGCAGATCAAGAGCATAAGGGGTTACGCATTTACTTTGACATCAAAAATGGTCAAGTAACAGTTGACCGTAGTCAAGCCGGTGAGCAATACGCTCTTGAATTTGGTACTGTTCGTAGTTGTACGATTGAAAACCAAGCTACAACTGCTACTATCTTCATTGATAAGTCAGTTTTTGAAATTTTTATTAACAAAGGAGAAAAAGTATTTTCAGGTCGCGTTTTCCCTCATGAAAACCAAAACGGTATTTTTATCAGCGAGGGAAATCCAACTGGAACTTACTATGAATTAGATTATGGTCGCGAAGTTAACTGA